The genomic DNA CTGCCTTGAGTTCCTCGTGATACACGCTAACGGATGCGCTCATATAGCCCTTCTCCCCTATGCAGTCCTTGGCCCTCGGGCAGTGTCTGCACATCTTACGTGAGAACTTATAGACCATGACCTCTCCATCCGCACTATACCACTTGCTCGTAGTCGTTTTGCCAACAGGGCATGTCATGGTCCCAGCCTCAGGGTCGTATATGAACCCCTCTTTAATCCAGCATGCCGACTGAGCTTTCGGAAACAATGGTGCCGAGACCTGTATCCCGTGCTCAAGTGCGAACCTAAGCCGATCCCGAGGTTATAATCCGGCTTCGGCAGCCCTAACTCTTCGAAGAAGATGTCCGACATGTTGAAGTCATAGTGCTAACCCGTGTGCACAATGACTTCGGTAGCCACCTCACGTGACAATGGGCTTACCACACTGCCTTTATGAACTGAGGCCTGCCCCAACAACAGTGACTACCTTCAACACCTATCACCGCCTTCAAGCCGACCGAGATCTTCTAAGCCACAAAAGCCATCTGCCTGAGGTTCGCACGCAGCAAACATCCTACAGCTTCCAAACCTTCCCTGACTCCACCATTACTCCCCGCATCGCGTTCCTCGTATCAAGCACTGCCCGAGCTAGAACAGCTACCCTTTGGTAATCCATATCTGAATGATCTGTCGTAATCACTACAATGTCAGCATCCTCCACGACAGCATCGTCAAGAGCCACTGACGAGAGCGTAACCTCCCTCGCGCTCACGTTAGTCTGCCCCACGTTCTGCCCTATTTGACCTTCATGTCGGACATGCGCCTCATATCCGTTCCGCCCATTCTGCCCGACTGTGACCGTTACCTCCGGGATGAACGGATCATGATAGCTAACCTCCGCACCTTCCCGCAGCAGGAGCTGTATCACCTTCAGCGCCGGCGACTCTCGCTCATCTGGCAAGTCCTTCTTATAGGCCACGCCGAGCACCAGGACTTTCGCCCCGCGCAGGGACTTCCTTTGCTGTCCCAGGATTCTTGCGGTTTTTTCAACCACAAAGTATGGCATGCGAAGGTTGATCTCGCCTGCAAGCTCTATAAACCTCGTAGAGAAGTCGTATTCCCTGGCCTTCCAGGTAAGGTAGAAGGGGTCGATGGGGATGCAGTGCCCGCCCACGCCAGGGCCGGGGTAGAATGGCTGTATCCCGAAAGGTTTGGTAAAGGCTGCATCAAGGACCTCCCACACGTCGAGCCCCATCCGGTCGCAGAGGAGGGCCATCTCGTTCACAAGGGCGATGTTCACAGCCCGGTATGTGTTCTCAAAGACCTTGGCCATCTCCGCCACGCTGGGCGAGGAAACGGGGATCACCTTGAGTATCGTTTGAGAATAAAACGTAGCGGCAACGTCTAGGCAGGCCGGGGTTACCCCGCCCACCAGCTTGTTGGTGTTCTTCGTGGTGTACCTTGCGTTCCCTGGATCAACCCGCT from Bacillota bacterium includes the following:
- a CDS encoding nucleotide sugar dehydrogenase; its protein translation is MAVEIKEQSAVRGVKLNGTASALKAKILDKTARVAVVGAGYVGLPLAVEKAKVGFPVIAIDQNEKRVDRLNRGENYILDVKDEELAHAVEEGKLKATSDFSALPEADVIVICVPTPLTVNREPELKYIVNVTEQIAKYLRAGQLVCLESTTYPGTTEEVILPRLEATGLRAGQDFFLAFSPERVDPGNARYTTKNTNKLVGGVTPACLDVAATFYSQTILKVIPVSSPSVAEMAKVFENTYRAVNIALVNEMALLCDRMGLDVWEVLDAAFTKPFGIQPFYPGPGVGGHCIPIDPFYLTWKAREYDFSTRFIELAGEINLRMPYFVVEKTARILGQQRKSLRGAKVLVLGVAYKKDLPDERESPALKVIQLLLREGAEVSYHDPFIPEVTVTVGQNGRNGYEAHVRHEGQIGQNVGQTNVSAREVTLSSVALDDAVVEDADIVVITTDHSDMDYQRVAVLARAVLDTRNAMRGVMVESGKVWKL